The segment AACGGTTCGTCCACGGCAAAGCCGGGATCGTCGCTGGCGATCTCGAACAGGTTGCCGCCCGGCTCGCGGAAATAGAGCGAGCGGAAATAGTAGCGTTCGACCTCGCCCGAATTGGGCACCCGCAGCTCGGCCAACCGCTGCGCCCAGGTGTGGATCGCCGGCTTGTCGGGCACGCGGAAGGCGACGTGATGCACCCCGCCCGCGCCCTGGCGTGCCGTGGGCAGATCGGGCTGGACCGCGACATGCAGCTCGGCCGCGGGGCCGCCCCGGCCCATCTCGTAGACATGGACGGTGCCGTGGCCGTCGGGGCTGGCATAGTCGCGGGTCTTGCGCAGCCCCATGACATGGGTCAGCACGATCTCGGTCGGCGCCAGATCGGGCACCGAGATGGTGATCGGCCCCAGCCCGTGGATCTGGTGCTGCGCCGGCACCGGGCTTTTCGCCCAGGGCGCGGGCTCGGCACCGGGCGCGTCCGCGGTTAGGCGGAAACGCTGGCCCTCGGGATCCTCGAAATCGAGGCTGGCGCGGGTGTCGGTGGTGGCGATCCGCCCGACGGTCAGGCCACGATCCGCCAGCCGGCCGGCCCAATAATCGAGGCTGTCGCCCGCGACCCGCAGCCCGGTGCGGCTGATCGAATGGGTGCCGCGCCGCTCGGGCGCCGCCGGCCAGTCGAAAAAGGTCAGGTCGGTGCCGGGGCGGGCCAGCCCGTCGGCATAGAACAGGTGATAGGCGCTGGTGTCGTCCTGGTTGACGGTCTTCTTGACCAGCCGCAGCCCCAGCGTGTCGGTATAGAACCGCTTGTTGCCGGGCGCATCGGCGGTGATTGCCGTCAGGTGGTGAATTCCGGTCAGCTCCATGATGGGCCTCCTTTCTCTTGCCTGCCAATATCGGGCATCGCAGCCGTTTCCGCCACGGCAGCGGCCACGAACATCGCGTTCTGCGATTGCGAACGGCGCGGCAGCGGCTAAACTGCCGCCATGCGCTACGACCTGAACGATCTGGAAACCTTCCTGACGGTGATGGAGCTGGGCACCGTCACCGCCGCCGCCGCGCGGCTGAACCTGT is part of the Paracoccus sp. TOH genome and harbors:
- a CDS encoding ring-cleaving dioxygenase, whose product is MELTGIHHLTAITADAPGNKRFYTDTLGLRLVKKTVNQDDTSAYHLFYADGLARPGTDLTFFDWPAAPERRGTHSISRTGLRVAGDSLDYWAGRLADRGLTVGRIATTDTRASLDFEDPEGQRFRLTADAPGAEPAPWAKSPVPAQHQIHGLGPITISVPDLAPTEIVLTHVMGLRKTRDYASPDGHGTVHVYEMGRGGPAAELHVAVQPDLPTARQGAGGVHHVAFRVPDKPAIHTWAQRLAELRVPNSGEVERYYFRSLYFREPGGNLFEIASDDPGFAVDEPLESLGETLSLPPFLEGQRAQIEARLKPLG